The following proteins are encoded in a genomic region of Brachypodium distachyon strain Bd21 chromosome 1, Brachypodium_distachyon_v3.0, whole genome shotgun sequence:
- the LOC100828173 gene encoding tetraspanin-4 isoform X1, with translation MGYGIKDHMKYLAMTPEQKKRHTKAMGVVITLCAGIWILIGGIWLAARGNSTDCIRFLQWSLIPIGVTLLAIVFFAGCYGVRNDDGCLQGLYIFVLFFAVLAFVAFMIFGFVAVGVNIKDDEPAREYKLSDYGGWLRGRLADTQYWATVSACLRDRHACDGMKRLVRDPDTSLLVPENADLSPIQSGCCKPPSSCAFTYVNGTMWTTTPSVPAMVTDEVDCSRWRDDQQMLCFQCDSCKAGVLEDIKKAWSNLAIPYTFLVMIPLVCSYPCQVKAFME, from the exons atgggctATGGGATAAAAGATCACATGAAATATCTGGCGATGACGccagaacaaaagaagaggCACACAAAGGCGATGGGCGTCGTCATTACGCTCTGTGCTGGGATCTGGATTCTGATCGGCGGCATCTggctggcggcgcggggcaaCTCCACGGACTGCATCCGCTTCCTTCAGTGGTCCCTCATCCCGATCGGTGTCACCCTCTTGGCcatcgtcttcttcgccgGCTGCTACGGCGTCCGCAACGACGACGGCTGCCTCCAGGGCCTCTACATCTTCGTCCTGTTCTTCGCCGTCCTCGCCTTCGTCGCCTTCATGATCTTCGGTTTCGTCGCCGTCGGGGTCAACATCAAAGACGACGAACCGGCCCGCGAGTACAAGCTCAGTGACTACGGGGGGTGGCTCCGCGGTCGGCTGGCCGACACGCAGTACTGGGCCACAGTCAGCGCGTGCCTCCGCGACAGGCACGCCTGCGACGGCATGAAGCGTCTTGTACGCGACCCAGACACCAGCTTGCTCGTCCCTGAGAACGCCGACCTCTCGCCTATCCAG TCTGGATGCTGCAAGCCACCATCGTCGTGTGCATTCACATACGTGAACGGGACCATGTGGACAACAACACCAAGTGTCCCTGCCATGGTAACCGACGAGGTCGACTGCAGCAGGTGGCGCGACGACCAGCAAATGCTTTGCTTCCAGTGCGACTCATGCAAGGCAGGAGTCCTTGAAGACATCAAGAAGGCCTGGAGCAACCTTGCGATTCCCTACACCTTTCTTGTGATGATCCCGCTCGTTTGTTCTTATCCTTGTCAGGTGAAGGCTTTTATGGAATGA
- the LOC100832937 gene encoding E3 ubiquitin-protein ligase SIRP1: MEEDQGVRYWCHSCEEVVVPVEPEKKCPDCDGGFVEDMGSVGFEPSANLRSDTNESDRSLFWAPLLLGMMGGSSRRSRPRRDMMDSDSDDESRQERIRRALMDTDDEEEEEAEAEEEEEDDSDRELEDLIRRRRSGSSLVRLLQTLRSDIRGLDDIGRDRDRERDRDRERRERERVRVAREIERERERTRERNRRRERTESLILINSNNEAIILQGTFGPADNQEDSSNTTAGVSLHDYFLGPGLDLLLQRLADSDLNRSGTPPAKKESVAALPTVNIQEILGCTVCLEEFEMGTEAKEMPCQHKFHSHCILPWLELHSSCPICRFQLPTEESKNPCESGSGGGTVSADGDSAESSSSDVEGTNHDGGSQPGSPMFSGLRALFADPSSSDENIPHASES; encoded by the coding sequence ATGGAAGAAGATCAGGGAGTTAGGTATTGGTGCCACAGCTGTGAGGAAGTGGTCGTTCCCGTTGAGCCAGAGAAGAAGTGCCCAGATTGTGATGGCGGGTTTGTGGAAGATATGGGGTCTGTGGGCTTTGAGCCATCGGCAAACCTGAGGTCTGACACAAATGAGTCTGATCGGTCCCTCTTTTGGGCCCCGTTGCTGCTTGGGATGATGGGGGGTTCGTCGCGGCGGTCAAGGCCCCGGAGGGATATGATGGATTCTGATTCTGATGATGAGTCCCGGCAAGAAAGGATCAGGAGGGCGTTGATGGATactgatgatgaggaggaagaggaggcggaggcagaggaggaagaagaggatgattCCGATCGTGAGCTTGAAGACTTGATCAGGAGGCGAAGGAGTGGCTCTTCCCTTGTCAGGCTGCTCCAGACCCTCCGCAGTGACATAAGGGGCTTGGATGACATTGGCAGGGACAGGGACAGGGAGAGAGACCGGGATAGAGaaagaagggagagggaaagggtTAGAGTAGCCAGGGAGATagaaagggagagggagaggactAGGGAGAGAAATCGTCGGAGAGAAAGGACAGAAAGCTTAATACTGATCAACTCCAACAATGAGGCCATTATTCTCCAAGGAACATTTGGACCTGCTGACAACCAAGAGGACTCAAGCAACACTACTGCAGGAGTTTCACTTCATGATTACTTTCTTGGGCCTGGCCTAGATCTTCTCTTGCAGCGTTTGGCAGATAGTGACCTTAATCGTTCTGGTACACCACCTGCCAAGAAGGAATCAGTAGCAGCATTGCCCACTGTGAACATCCAGGAAATATTGGGCTGTACAGTCTGTCTTGAGGAGTTTGAAATGGGGACGGAAGCAAAGGAGATGCCTTGCCAACACAAGTTTCACTCCCACTGCATCCTTCCATGGCTGGAGCTCCACAGTTCTTGCCCGATCTGTCGATTTCAGTTGCCTACCGAGGAGTCAAAGAACCCGTGTGAATCAGGCAGTGGCGGTGGGACAGTGAGCGCTGATGGAGATAGTGCTGAGTCAAGTAGTAGTGATGTAGAAGGTACTAACCATGATGGAGGCAGCCAGCCTGGCAGTCCTATGTTCTCTGGTTTGAGGGCACTCTTCGCAGATCCATCCTCATCTGATGAAAATATTCCACATGCTTCCGAGAGCT
- the LOC100828173 gene encoding tetraspanin-4 isoform X2, whose protein sequence is MGYGIKDHMKYLAMTPEQKKRHTKAMGVVITLCAGIWILIGGIWLAARGNSTDCIRFLQWSLIPIGVTLLAIVFFAGCYGVRNDDGCLQGLYIFVLFFAVLAFVAFMIFGFVAVGVNIKDDEPAREYKLSDYGGWLRGRLADTQYWATVSACLRDRHACDGMKRLVRDPDTSLLVPENADLSPIQECLRVSQVTN, encoded by the exons atgggctATGGGATAAAAGATCACATGAAATATCTGGCGATGACGccagaacaaaagaagaggCACACAAAGGCGATGGGCGTCGTCATTACGCTCTGTGCTGGGATCTGGATTCTGATCGGCGGCATCTggctggcggcgcggggcaaCTCCACGGACTGCATCCGCTTCCTTCAGTGGTCCCTCATCCCGATCGGTGTCACCCTCTTGGCcatcgtcttcttcgccgGCTGCTACGGCGTCCGCAACGACGACGGCTGCCTCCAGGGCCTCTACATCTTCGTCCTGTTCTTCGCCGTCCTCGCCTTCGTCGCCTTCATGATCTTCGGTTTCGTCGCCGTCGGGGTCAACATCAAAGACGACGAACCGGCCCGCGAGTACAAGCTCAGTGACTACGGGGGGTGGCTCCGCGGTCGGCTGGCCGACACGCAGTACTGGGCCACAGTCAGCGCGTGCCTCCGCGACAGGCACGCCTGCGACGGCATGAAGCGTCTTGTACGCGACCCAGACACCAGCTTGCTCGTCCCTGAGAACGCCGACCTCTCGCCTATCCAG GAGTGTCTTCGAGTCTCTCAAGTGACCAACTAG